In Zobellia roscoffensis, the following are encoded in one genomic region:
- the lepB gene encoding signal peptidase I — MDATQWLLFILIIQIIHFAGTWKLYVKAGRKAWEAAIPVYNAIVLMQIINRPKWWTVLLFIPIINLLMFPIIWIETIRSFGRNSTADTWLVILTLGFYIYYVNYALDVKYIEDRSLQPQTATGEWVSSIAFAVIAATLVHTYFIQPYVIPTPSLERTLRVGDLLFVSKFHYGARTPMTTVAAPMVHDTLPLVHTKSYLTKPQLPYFRLPGFTKVDRNDIVVFSWPADTVRQFFKKEKGVIKPIDKKSNYVKRCVGIPGDSLAVIDGYVYINGKQLQLSDRAKPQYDYALYSNKGVSSTILEKVDATGWNRKYIINSLNQQQLNSIQKYVKGYRQRNDGKLEVYTNEGGIPISVARKNSISLAEETGLERIAPLTDEMVAELKKETSLDSIVRIVEKKGVPGGNIFPQSPDYPWNYDQMGTIYIPQKGATVPLNLKVLPLYKKIIREYEGNTISVSGNQIKLNGEVADSYTFKQDYYWMMGDNRDHSEDSRAWGYVPENHIVGTPIFIWLSVDNFNDGILNWRPRWDRIFTTVNGSGEPVSYFKYFLIALVVYFVGSWLWDKKKAKK; from the coding sequence ATGGACGCAACACAGTGGTTACTTTTTATTCTGATTATTCAGATAATCCATTTTGCAGGAACCTGGAAACTTTACGTAAAAGCAGGTAGAAAAGCTTGGGAAGCAGCTATTCCTGTATACAATGCAATTGTTTTAATGCAAATTATCAATCGCCCAAAATGGTGGACGGTACTTTTATTCATTCCGATCATCAATCTATTGATGTTTCCTATTATTTGGATTGAGACCATTCGTAGTTTTGGACGCAATAGCACGGCTGACACTTGGTTGGTGATACTTACATTAGGTTTTTATATCTACTACGTAAACTACGCTTTGGATGTCAAATACATTGAAGACCGAAGTCTTCAGCCCCAAACCGCTACTGGTGAATGGGTAAGCTCCATTGCTTTTGCAGTTATTGCAGCAACGCTGGTGCACACGTATTTTATTCAACCATATGTAATACCTACCCCATCGTTAGAACGTACCCTCCGCGTTGGGGATTTGTTGTTTGTTAGTAAATTTCATTATGGGGCAAGAACACCAATGACTACCGTTGCAGCTCCAATGGTTCACGATACTTTACCTCTTGTTCACACAAAATCATATTTAACAAAACCTCAGCTTCCATATTTCAGGCTTCCAGGTTTTACCAAAGTAGACCGGAATGATATTGTTGTTTTTAGTTGGCCTGCAGATACGGTTCGCCAGTTTTTTAAAAAAGAAAAAGGCGTTATAAAACCAATTGACAAGAAATCTAATTACGTAAAACGTTGTGTGGGTATTCCAGGCGATTCATTAGCTGTTATTGATGGTTACGTATACATCAACGGAAAGCAATTACAACTGTCCGATAGAGCTAAACCTCAATATGATTATGCATTGTATTCTAACAAAGGAGTATCTTCTACTATATTAGAGAAAGTAGACGCTACAGGCTGGAACCGGAAGTACATCATTAACTCCTTGAACCAACAACAACTAAACAGCATTCAGAAATACGTAAAAGGCTACAGACAACGTAATGATGGTAAATTAGAAGTTTACACCAATGAAGGCGGTATCCCTATTTCAGTAGCCAGAAAGAATTCAATTTCTTTAGCAGAAGAAACAGGCCTTGAGCGTATTGCTCCGTTAACGGATGAAATGGTAGCGGAACTTAAAAAGGAAACTTCATTAGATTCTATTGTACGAATAGTAGAGAAAAAAGGAGTGCCAGGCGGAAATATATTCCCTCAAAGCCCTGACTACCCTTGGAATTATGACCAAATGGGCACCATTTATATTCCACAAAAAGGCGCTACAGTGCCTTTAAATTTAAAAGTTTTACCACTCTATAAAAAAATTATAAGAGAATACGAAGGCAACACTATCAGCGTATCTGGTAACCAAATAAAACTGAATGGAGAAGTAGCGGATTCATATACTTTTAAGCAAGATTACTATTGGATGATGGGAGATAACCGTGACCACTCCGAAGATAGCAGAGCTTGGGGCTACGTACCGGAAAACCATATTGTAGGTACACCTATATTTATCTGGCTAAGTGTTGATAATTTTAATGATGGTATCCTAAACTGGAGACCTAGATGGGACCGTATCTTTACAACTGTAAATGGCTCAGGAGAGCCGGTTTCCTATTTTAAATATTTTTTGATAGCCTTAGTTGTTTATTTTGTGGGAAGTTGGTTATGGGATAAAAAGAAAGCTAAAAAATAG
- the dapB gene encoding 4-hydroxy-tetrahydrodipicolinate reductase produces MKIALFGYGKMGKMIEKIALSRNHTIVAKIDVDTVDIDFSEMDVAIDFSMPSAAFGNLTKCFENGVPVISGTTGWLDKYDEASALCKENKGAFIYASNFSLGVNVFFELNEYLAKMMKNLDQYKVSMEEIHHTQKLDEPSGTAITLAEGIIKNTDYKAWKLENAPAGEIPIVSKRIGTTPGTHSIDYSSEVDSIEIKHTAHNREGFALGAVIAAEWIVGKTGIFTMKDVLNLG; encoded by the coding sequence TTGAAAATAGCACTATTCGGATACGGTAAAATGGGTAAAATGATTGAGAAAATTGCCCTAAGTAGAAATCACACTATTGTAGCAAAAATTGATGTTGATACGGTTGATATTGATTTCTCAGAAATGGATGTCGCTATTGATTTCAGTATGCCAAGTGCCGCTTTTGGTAATCTTACCAAATGTTTTGAAAATGGCGTACCCGTCATCTCAGGAACTACCGGCTGGTTAGATAAGTACGATGAAGCCTCTGCCCTATGTAAGGAAAACAAAGGTGCTTTTATCTACGCCTCTAATTTTAGCTTAGGCGTAAATGTATTTTTTGAGCTTAATGAATATTTAGCCAAGATGATGAAGAATTTAGACCAATATAAGGTGTCTATGGAAGAAATTCATCACACCCAGAAGTTAGACGAACCCAGCGGTACGGCTATTACTTTAGCGGAAGGCATAATCAAAAACACGGATTATAAAGCTTGGAAACTTGAAAATGCGCCTGCGGGGGAAATTCCGATCGTATCAAAAAGAATTGGTACAACACCGGGCACGCATAGCATAGATTACAGTAGCGAGGTAGATTCCATAGAAATTAAGCATACCGCCCATAACAGGGAAGGTTTTGCTCTTGGCGCCGTTATAGCAGCCGAATGGATTGTAGGTAAAACCGGAATTTTCACCATGAAAGATGTGTTAAACCTTGGTTAA
- a CDS encoding DUF5683 domain-containing protein codes for MSKSLLTLIFIALFTLTITAQEEVTKDKEVDSLQTSLAEEGIVVVDTLKKKKVRINPLAPSKAAFYSAVFPGLGQIYNKRYWKVPIVYGAIGAAVYGYTWNNNNYQRVRTAFKRRRAGFTDDEFYANPTNPSNVPLLGLDDLQSQQERFQNDRDLLLLVSIALYALNIVDANVDAHLKQFNIDDDLSFDMEPFLDLDPITNNPSYGMAVIIKF; via the coding sequence GTGAGTAAGTCACTCCTAACCCTTATTTTTATTGCCTTATTTACGTTAACCATCACTGCTCAAGAAGAAGTGACTAAAGACAAAGAGGTAGATTCTCTTCAGACCAGTTTGGCCGAGGAGGGAATTGTTGTAGTGGATACACTCAAAAAGAAAAAGGTTAGGATCAACCCGCTTGCCCCTAGCAAAGCAGCTTTTTATTCTGCTGTTTTTCCTGGTTTAGGTCAGATTTACAATAAACGGTATTGGAAAGTACCAATTGTTTATGGAGCCATAGGAGCTGCAGTTTATGGGTATACTTGGAACAATAATAATTATCAACGTGTACGTACAGCCTTTAAAAGAAGAAGGGCTGGGTTTACTGATGATGAATTTTATGCAAATCCAACCAATCCAAGCAACGTTCCTCTGTTAGGTTTAGACGATTTACAGAGTCAACAAGAACGCTTTCAAAATGATCGAGATTTATTGTTACTTGTATCCATTGCATTATACGCATTGAATATTGTAGATGCCAATGTAGATGCGCATTTAAAACAGTTCAATATTGATGACGATCTAAGTTTTGATATGGAGCCATTTCTAGATTTGGACCCCATAACCAACAACCCTAGTTACGGCATGGCCGTGATTATAAAATTCTAA
- a CDS encoding ParB/RepB/Spo0J family partition protein: MAKATKKQALGRGLSALLKDPENDIQSAADKNADKVVGNIVELDIESIEMNPFQPRSNFNDEALKELATSISQLGVIQPITVRKLDFNKYQLVSGERRCRASKLAGLTTIPAYIRIADDQESLEMALVENIQRQDLDPIEIALSYQRLLDEIQLTQEKLSDRVGKKRSTITNYLRLLRLDPIIQTGIRDGFLSMGHGRALVNIEKKSDQIDLYEKIIGQNLSVRDTERAVKAYHEGSSPEKPAKKAPKTPEFAKGNIKPFTDHLSVKVDISATEKGNGKITIPFHSQEEFKRIKKLILGE, encoded by the coding sequence ATGGCGAAAGCAACAAAAAAACAAGCACTAGGCCGCGGACTCTCCGCTCTATTAAAAGACCCTGAAAACGATATTCAATCTGCTGCAGATAAGAATGCAGACAAAGTGGTGGGTAATATTGTAGAGCTGGATATTGAGTCTATTGAAATGAACCCTTTTCAGCCACGTTCAAATTTCAATGATGAAGCGCTTAAGGAATTGGCTACTTCAATTAGCCAGTTAGGTGTAATACAACCCATTACGGTCCGCAAATTAGATTTTAACAAATATCAACTGGTTTCTGGTGAACGAAGATGCCGTGCTTCAAAACTGGCAGGACTTACCACTATACCAGCATATATACGTATTGCCGATGATCAAGAATCATTGGAAATGGCCTTGGTTGAAAATATTCAACGCCAGGATTTAGATCCAATCGAAATAGCACTTTCTTACCAAAGGTTACTTGATGAAATTCAACTTACCCAAGAAAAATTAAGTGATCGTGTAGGCAAAAAACGCTCTACCATTACTAATTACTTACGTCTTTTACGCCTTGACCCAATTATCCAAACAGGTATTAGAGATGGCTTTTTGAGTATGGGGCACGGTCGCGCACTGGTTAATATTGAAAAGAAGAGTGACCAGATTGATCTTTACGAGAAAATTATAGGTCAGAATCTTTCTGTACGCGACACGGAACGTGCCGTAAAAGCCTATCATGAAGGTAGTTCTCCTGAAAAACCTGCAAAAAAGGCTCCAAAAACTCCTGAATTTGCAAAGGGAAATATTAAACCCTTTACTGACCATCTTTCGGTAAAAGTAGATATTTCAGCTACAGAAAAAGGGAATGGAAAAATAACTATTCCGTTTCATTCTCAGGAAGAGTTTAAACGAATCAAAAAATTAATTCTAGGTGAGTAA
- a CDS encoding ParA family protein, with protein sequence MGKIIAIANQKGGVGKTTTTVNLAASLGVLEKKVLLIDADPQANATSGLGIDVESVEYGTYQLLEHTKSAKEAIISTDSPNLDLIPAHIDLVAIEIELVDKDQREYMMKKAISDLRDTYDYILIDCAPSLGLLTLNALTAADSVIIPIQCEYFALEGLGKLLNTIKSVQKIHNANLDIEGMLLTMYDSRLRLSNQVVEEVRKHFADMVFDTIIQRNVRLSEAPSYGESIIKYDASSKGASNYLNLAHEVVKKNKEIA encoded by the coding sequence ATGGGCAAGATTATTGCTATTGCGAATCAAAAGGGAGGAGTGGGTAAAACCACTACAACAGTTAATTTGGCAGCTTCTCTAGGTGTTCTAGAAAAGAAGGTATTGCTAATAGATGCAGACCCACAGGCTAATGCCACATCGGGTTTGGGCATTGATGTAGAAAGTGTTGAATATGGCACATATCAACTTCTTGAGCATACTAAAAGTGCCAAAGAAGCTATCATAAGTACGGACTCTCCTAACTTAGATCTAATTCCTGCACATATTGACCTGGTCGCCATTGAAATTGAATTGGTGGACAAAGACCAACGGGAATATATGATGAAGAAAGCAATATCTGACCTTAGGGACACCTATGATTATATTTTAATTGATTGTGCTCCTTCTTTGGGGCTACTTACTTTAAACGCCCTTACGGCCGCAGACTCTGTAATTATTCCTATTCAATGTGAATATTTTGCTTTGGAAGGCCTTGGAAAATTGTTGAATACAATTAAAAGTGTACAAAAAATACACAATGCCAATCTAGATATTGAAGGCATGTTATTGACTATGTACGATTCTCGTTTAAGACTTTCTAACCAAGTAGTAGAAGAAGTACGTAAGCATTTTGCAGATATGGTTTTTGATACTATAATTCAGCGTAACGTAAGGTTAAGCGAAGCTCCTAGTTACGGGGAAAGTATTATAAAATATGACGCAAGCAGCAAAGGCGCTTCCAATTACTTGAACCTGGCCCATGAAGTCGTCAAGAAAAACAAAGAGATAGCTTAA
- a CDS encoding FtsB family cell division protein, which produces MGFKDLKKKKWFSILTNMYVLVLTVFVIWMLFFDTNSLLIHLELKKEIQKLEKQQEFLKDEIANDKKILKKLSDPEELEKFAREQYFLKKKDEEIYLIEYEDSLKIKEKK; this is translated from the coding sequence ATGGGATTCAAAGATTTAAAAAAGAAAAAATGGTTTAGCATACTTACCAATATGTACGTATTGGTGCTGACTGTATTTGTAATATGGATGTTATTTTTTGACACCAATTCCCTATTGATTCATTTAGAACTCAAAAAAGAAATCCAAAAACTAGAGAAACAACAAGAGTTCCTAAAGGATGAAATTGCTAACGACAAAAAGATTCTAAAGAAACTATCAGACCCTGAAGAGTTAGAAAAGTTTGCCAGAGAACAGTATTTCCTCAAAAAAAAGGATGAAGAAATTTACCTAATCGAGTATGAGGATAGCTTGAAAATCAAAGAAAAAAAGTGA
- the udk gene encoding uridine kinase, with amino-acid sequence MLIIGIAGGTGCGKTTVVNQIIDSLPEGEVGVISQDSYYNDLSEMPLEERRKTNFDHPKSIDFDLLEEHLKLLKAGHSIKQPVYSFLECNRTDKTVPVHPTKVLIVEGILILTNSLLRKMMDIKIFVHADSDERLIRRLKRDVNERGWNLDETLDKYQSNIKPMHLQFIEPTKEYADIIIPNNKYNTVAVDIVRTIINEKLV; translated from the coding sequence ATGCTGATAATTGGAATAGCGGGAGGCACAGGTTGTGGCAAAACAACAGTTGTAAACCAAATTATAGACTCGCTACCAGAAGGTGAAGTTGGAGTTATTTCACAAGACTCGTATTACAATGACCTCTCCGAAATGCCTTTGGAGGAAAGAAGAAAAACTAATTTTGACCACCCAAAATCCATTGATTTTGATTTGCTTGAAGAACATTTGAAGTTATTAAAAGCTGGGCATTCTATTAAACAACCGGTCTATTCTTTTTTAGAATGCAACCGTACGGACAAAACCGTTCCCGTACACCCAACTAAAGTACTTATTGTAGAAGGTATTCTTATTCTGACCAATTCCTTGCTTCGAAAAATGATGGACATTAAAATATTTGTTCATGCGGATTCTGATGAAAGATTGATTAGAAGGTTAAAGAGAGACGTAAACGAAAGAGGCTGGAATCTAGATGAAACCCTAGACAAATACCAATCTAATATTAAACCTATGCATCTTCAGTTCATAGAACCCACTAAAGAATATGCAGATATTATCATTCCTAACAATAAATACAATACGGTTGCAGTTGATATTGTAAGAACAATCATCAACGAGAAACTTGTATAG
- a CDS encoding multidrug effflux MFS transporter: protein MQNDNVKPNFEFIALMASLMSIVALAIDALLPALSHIGITINSLDPIKNQLLITMIFLGLGVGQLFFGPLSDSYGRKPVVYIGFALFAVASVICVLAPTLEIMIVGRILQGIGLSAPRTIAISIIRDTYKGDYMAKIMSFVTAFFILVPVVAPAIGKWIMDAFGWEYIFYIQLFFGFIVSIWFWKRQPETLKPQFKIPFSMSVFVSGSKEFFRYRETVAFTFASGFVTGAFLVYLSSSQHVFEDQYGMVENFPYIFAGLACSVGLSTFLNGTLVLRFGMRRLALTAMSAFCVIALSYVVWFWGKPNPSVPVLVAFLFVQFLCLGFLWGNFRSIAMEPIGHIAGIGAAINGFISTLLSVPIANYIGGYVQDTVWPMFAGLTVCGLLSLIAILMGTKGKVLATAEHSRL, encoded by the coding sequence ATGCAAAATGACAATGTAAAACCCAATTTTGAATTCATAGCCTTAATGGCTTCTCTTATGTCTATTGTGGCCTTGGCTATAGATGCGTTATTGCCTGCTCTGTCACATATTGGGATAACTATAAACAGTTTAGACCCTATAAAAAATCAGCTGTTAATAACCATGATTTTTTTAGGCCTAGGTGTTGGACAGTTGTTTTTTGGGCCGCTATCAGATAGTTATGGCAGGAAGCCCGTGGTGTATATTGGTTTCGCTCTTTTTGCTGTGGCAAGTGTAATTTGTGTATTGGCACCTACTTTAGAAATAATGATTGTAGGCCGTATTTTGCAAGGTATTGGTCTTTCAGCACCGCGTACCATTGCTATTTCCATCATTAGGGATACCTATAAAGGCGATTATATGGCGAAAATTATGTCGTTCGTTACAGCCTTCTTTATTTTGGTTCCTGTGGTGGCTCCAGCTATTGGCAAATGGATTATGGATGCTTTTGGATGGGAATATATATTTTACATCCAATTGTTTTTTGGATTTATAGTGAGTATTTGGTTTTGGAAGCGGCAACCGGAAACTTTAAAACCTCAATTTAAAATACCATTTTCAATGTCCGTCTTTGTAAGTGGTTCTAAGGAATTTTTTAGATATCGTGAAACGGTTGCCTTTACATTTGCATCTGGCTTTGTAACGGGTGCTTTTTTGGTGTACTTAAGTTCGTCTCAGCATGTGTTTGAGGACCAGTATGGTATGGTAGAAAATTTCCCGTATATATTTGCTGGATTAGCCTGTTCTGTTGGGCTTTCTACTTTTTTAAATGGCACTTTGGTACTTCGTTTTGGTATGCGACGTTTGGCTCTTACTGCTATGAGTGCATTTTGTGTTATAGCCTTATCCTATGTGGTGTGGTTCTGGGGAAAACCAAACCCAAGTGTACCTGTTTTAGTTGCGTTTTTGTTCGTGCAATTTTTATGTTTGGGCTTTTTATGGGGAAATTTCAGGTCTATTGCTATGGAACCTATTGGTCATATTGCAGGAATTGGAGCTGCTATAAATGGTTTTATCTCAACCCTTCTTTCTGTGCCTATTGCAAATTATATAGGTGGATACGTACAAGACACGGTTTGGCCCATGTTTGCGGGTTTAACTGTTTGTGGGTTACTTTCTTTAATTGCAATACTAATGGGAACCAAAGGAAAGGTGCTTGCTACTGCTGAGCACAGTAGACTTTAA
- the acs gene encoding acetate--CoA ligase, translating to MSNYHIKHLEEYYQVYRKSVRNPEAFWEEIAEEHFVWRKKWDSVLSWDFTKPEIKWFEGAQLNITENCIDRHLPTRGEKTALLFEPNDPNEEAQHITYRDLHERVCRMANVLKDHGVQKGDRVCIYLPMIPELAVSLLACARIGAIHSVVFAGFSSNALSTRINDSDCKIVLTSDGSYRGSKTIDLKSIVDKALEDCPGVKDVLVAKRINSDIHMEEGRDKWLQPLLDEAYADCVAEIMNAEDPLFILYTSGSTGKPKGMVHTTAGYMVYSAYTFKNVFQYREEDVYWCTADIGWITGHSYIVYGPLANGATTVMFEGVPSYPDYGRFWEVVEKHKVNQFYTAPTAIRALAKENLEFIDKHDLSSLKVLGSVGEPINEEAWHWYNNNVGKTNSPIVDTWWQTETGGIMITPIPYVTPTTPTYATLPFIGIQPALMDEEGKEIKGNQVSGRLCIKFPWPSIARTIWGNHDRYRDTYFSAYKDMYFTGDGALRDAVGYYRITGRVDDVIIVSGHNLGTAPIEDAINEHPAVAESAIVGFPHDVKGNALYGYVILKEFGETRDRDNVRREINQQITEHIGPIAKLDKIQFVSGLPKTRSGKIMRRILRKIASNDTSNLGDTSTLLNPEVVEEIIENAL from the coding sequence ATGAGTAATTACCACATTAAACATCTAGAAGAATACTACCAAGTATATAGAAAATCCGTTAGAAATCCAGAGGCCTTTTGGGAAGAGATTGCGGAAGAACATTTTGTTTGGCGTAAAAAATGGGACAGTGTTTTAAGTTGGGATTTTACTAAGCCTGAAATTAAATGGTTTGAAGGAGCACAACTCAATATTACCGAGAATTGCATTGATAGACATTTGCCCACACGAGGAGAAAAGACAGCCTTGCTTTTTGAACCGAACGACCCTAATGAGGAAGCGCAACATATTACGTACAGAGACTTACATGAGAGAGTTTGTCGCATGGCAAACGTATTAAAAGACCATGGTGTTCAGAAAGGAGACCGAGTTTGTATTTACTTACCCATGATTCCCGAACTTGCTGTTTCCCTTTTGGCCTGTGCAAGAATTGGAGCCATTCATTCCGTTGTTTTTGCAGGGTTTTCATCCAATGCACTTTCCACGCGAATCAACGACTCCGATTGTAAAATAGTACTGACATCAGACGGTTCATATCGTGGTTCAAAAACAATTGACCTTAAAAGCATTGTAGACAAAGCTTTAGAAGATTGCCCTGGAGTTAAAGATGTATTAGTAGCTAAACGCATTAATAGCGACATACACATGGAAGAAGGACGTGATAAATGGCTTCAACCCCTTCTTGACGAAGCCTATGCCGATTGTGTTGCTGAAATTATGAATGCGGAAGACCCCTTATTCATTCTATACACCTCTGGGTCTACAGGTAAACCAAAAGGAATGGTGCACACTACAGCTGGTTACATGGTCTATTCTGCATATACCTTTAAAAATGTATTTCAATACAGAGAAGAAGATGTGTATTGGTGTACCGCGGATATTGGATGGATAACAGGACACTCGTATATTGTATATGGTCCGTTAGCTAATGGTGCTACTACCGTTATGTTTGAAGGTGTTCCCTCCTACCCTGATTACGGACGTTTTTGGGAAGTTGTAGAAAAACACAAGGTGAACCAATTTTACACGGCTCCGACCGCCATTAGAGCGTTAGCCAAAGAAAACCTTGAATTTATAGACAAACATGATCTTTCCTCATTAAAGGTATTAGGCTCCGTAGGTGAACCTATCAACGAAGAGGCATGGCACTGGTACAACAACAACGTTGGAAAAACCAATAGCCCAATTGTAGATACTTGGTGGCAAACCGAGACAGGCGGTATTATGATCACCCCTATTCCTTATGTTACACCCACTACGCCAACCTATGCCACTTTACCGTTTATTGGTATACAGCCCGCATTAATGGATGAAGAAGGGAAAGAAATAAAAGGCAATCAGGTATCCGGAAGGTTATGTATTAAATTCCCATGGCCTTCTATCGCGAGAACTATTTGGGGAAATCATGACAGGTACAGAGACACTTATTTTTCCGCCTATAAAGACATGTATTTTACAGGAGATGGTGCGTTACGCGACGCTGTTGGCTACTACAGAATCACAGGGCGAGTTGACGATGTTATTATTGTTTCGGGACACAACCTAGGAACTGCACCAATTGAAGATGCAATTAATGAACATCCAGCGGTAGCGGAAAGTGCTATTGTTGGCTTCCCTCATGATGTAAAAGGTAATGCATTATACGGTTATGTTATTCTGAAAGAATTTGGAGAAACAAGAGATCGTGATAATGTGCGTAGAGAAATTAATCAGCAAATTACAGAACATATTGGGCCAATTGCCAAGTTGGATAAAATTCAGTTCGTATCAGGTTTACCAAAAACCCGTAGCGGAAAGATTATGCGGCGTATTCTTAGAAAAATAGCATCCAATGACACTTCTAACCTAGGAGATACAAGTACACTATTGAATCCAGAAGTAGTTGAGGAAATCATTGAAAATGCACTTTAA
- a CDS encoding sodium:solute symporter family protein: MTVQTWTYLLVGITFTLYIGIAIWSRAGSTKDFYVAGGGVSPLANGMATAADWMSAASFISMAGIISFAGYDGSVYLMGWTGGYVLLALLLAPYLRKFGKFTVPDFIGDRYYSKTARIVAVICALIVSFTYVAGQMRGVGVVFSRFLEVDINTGVIIGMVIVLFYAVLGGMKGITYTQVAQFCVLIFAFMVPAIFISIQMTGNPIPQLGMGSKLNDGSGMFLLDKLNGLSTELGFAAYTEGKKSTIDIFMITLALMVGTAGLPHVIVRFFTVKRVKDARKSAGLALLLIAILYTAAPAVAVFARTNMINTVSNQEYIKMPEWFKNWEITGLLNFNDKNGDGKIQYVADQTKNELIVDPDIMVLANPEIADLPAWVIALVAAGGLAAALSTAAGLLLVISASVSHDLIKKIFVPNISEKGELWAARGAATVAVIIAGYFGINPPGFVAAVVALAFGLAAASFFPAIILGIFYKKMNKEGAIAGMVIGISLMLFYMLKFKFGIFDGGKEAVVGLEKDWWFGISPEGFGSVAMFVNFIVSIVIMKFTPEPPNEVQEIVENIRIPSGAGEATNH, from the coding sequence ATGACAGTTCAAACCTGGACGTATCTTTTAGTAGGAATCACATTCACCTTATATATAGGCATTGCCATTTGGTCTCGCGCCGGATCAACAAAAGATTTTTACGTTGCAGGTGGTGGTGTATCCCCTCTAGCCAATGGAATGGCTACAGCAGCAGATTGGATGTCCGCCGCGTCATTTATCTCTATGGCCGGCATTATTTCCTTTGCGGGTTATGATGGGTCCGTATATTTAATGGGGTGGACCGGTGGTTATGTACTGCTCGCCCTACTCCTAGCGCCTTATCTTAGAAAATTTGGGAAATTTACCGTACCCGATTTTATTGGTGACCGCTATTATTCAAAAACTGCAAGAATCGTTGCGGTTATCTGTGCCTTGATTGTTTCGTTTACCTACGTAGCCGGACAAATGCGTGGTGTTGGAGTTGTATTTTCTAGGTTTCTTGAAGTAGACATAAACACAGGAGTGATTATAGGAATGGTCATTGTACTGTTTTATGCTGTTTTGGGAGGAATGAAAGGTATTACCTATACTCAGGTAGCTCAATTTTGTGTTTTGATTTTCGCCTTTATGGTTCCGGCTATTTTTATATCCATTCAAATGACCGGAAACCCTATTCCTCAATTGGGCATGGGCTCTAAATTGAATGACGGCTCTGGTATGTTTTTATTAGACAAACTAAATGGTCTTTCCACCGAACTAGGTTTTGCTGCTTACACCGAAGGTAAAAAGTCTACCATAGATATTTTCATGATCACGTTGGCACTTATGGTAGGCACAGCAGGATTGCCACATGTAATTGTTCGTTTTTTTACCGTAAAACGTGTTAAAGATGCTCGAAAATCTGCCGGACTTGCTCTTTTACTAATTGCTATTCTTTATACCGCAGCACCTGCCGTTGCCGTATTTGCGCGTACCAATATGATTAACACGGTTAGCAATCAAGAATATATAAAAATGCCCGAATGGTTTAAAAATTGGGAGATCACGGGGCTTTTAAATTTTAACGATAAGAATGGAGACGGTAAAATTCAATATGTAGCCGATCAGACTAAAAATGAACTTATTGTTGACCCAGACATCATGGTTTTAGCCAATCCAGAGATTGCAGACCTTCCTGCCTGGGTTATAGCCCTTGTAGCTGCTGGTGGTTTGGCAGCTGCACTTTCTACTGCAGCCGGACTACTTTTAGTTATTTCGGCTTCCGTATCTCATGATTTAATCAAAAAAATATTCGTGCCAAATATTTCTGAAAAAGGTGAACTTTGGGCTGCAAGAGGAGCCGCTACTGTGGCTGTAATTATTGCTGGATATTTTGGTATCAACCCTCCTGGGTTTGTAGCAGCAGTGGTTGCCCTTGCTTTTGGTCTTGCTGCCGCTTCTTTCTTCCCTGCTATTATACTGGGTATTTTCTATAAAAAAATGAACAAAGAAGGAGCAATTGCAGGTATGGTCATTGGTATATCGCTTATGTTATTCTATATGCTGAAGTTCAAATTTGGAATTTTTGATGGTGGAAAAGAGGCCGTAGTCGGTTTAGAAAAAGATTGGTGGTTTGGCATATCGCCAGAAGGCTTTGGGAGCGTAGCTATGTTCGTGAATTTTATTGTCTCCATAGTCATTATGAAATTCACCCCAGAACCTCCAAATGAGGTTCAAGAGATTGTTGAAAATATACGCATCCCCAGTGGTGCAGGAGAAGCTACAAACCACTAA